One genomic region from Quercus robur chromosome 4, dhQueRobu3.1, whole genome shotgun sequence encodes:
- the LOC126723157 gene encoding UPF0481 protein At3g47200-like yields the protein MEDHIAPSEQRGGEEYSIKIPPPAQQVEPEKRRECCIYKVPLKLRKVNEDAYTPKLISIGPYHYGQENLNKMEDLKRRYFWDACVRTKKSEEDFSRRIQEHEYQKILHCYADDSHVMKEEDFMTMILLDSIFIIEELWRTNENPPMSPPAMTTISQKCEWRMWGACVINFQKERKEDNPEKKNHEKENPWRSYNIMQDLLLLENQVPFFVLEDLYEFAYSDLFMYPQNEDNSFRRHVHEYFFHFWEISGFVRDSDYEKIFASKKKEVKHFTDFLRYFLLPHNPTCGRSFARVPCATNLSEAGVEFKVSKSENGRLLDIQFRKSALLEICPFVNMSWFLSCFPCFPRFKCLENAQTVLELKSFIIGDATECAVRNLMALEQCHYPREAYICNYIILWDNLINTEEDVDLLVEKKVIVNWLGDNKAVATLINKLREQIVEANHTCYWELSKKIQGHYDNVWSKVMASFTTLYFKDFWRGTATVVGIMVLFFSFWNFLKPFVFPT from the coding sequence ATGGAAGATCATATTGCGCCGTCAGAACAACGTGGAGGCGAAGAGTATAGTATAAAAATTCCACCACCAGCCCAGCAAGTGGAACCTGAGAAGCGGCGCGAGTGTTGTATCTACAAGGTTCCCCTGAAACTCCGCAAAGTAAATGAAGATGCCTACACTCCAAAGCTAATTTCAATAGGCCCTTATCATTACGGCCAAGAAAATTTGAATAAGATGGAAGacttaaaaagaagatattTCTGGGATGCCTGTGTTCGGACGAAGAAGAGCGAGGAGGATTTTTCAAGACGCATCCAAGAACACGAATACCAGAAGATCCTTCATTGTTATGCAGATGACAGTCACGTGATGAAGGAGGAAGATTTCATGACAATGATTCTTTTGGATTCAATTTTTATCATTGAAGAGTTGTGGAGGACTAATGAAAACCCGCCAATGAGCCCACCAGCAATGACTACCATTTCCCAAAAGTGTGAGTGGAGGATGTGGGGTGCATGTGTAATAAAtttccaaaaagaaagaaaagaagacaatccagaaaagaaaaaccatgaAAAGGAAAACCCATGGCGAAGCTATAACATAATGCAGGACTTGCTATTACTAGAAAATCAGGTTCCATTTTTTGTTCTGGAGGATTTATACGAGTTTGCCTACAGTGACCTTTTTATGTACCCGCAAAATGAAGATAATTCCTTTCGTAGGCATGTCCATGAATACTTTTTCCATTTCTGGGAAATATCCGGTTTTGTTCGCGATTCTGATTACGAGAAGATATTCGCTAGTAAGAAGAAGGAAGTCAAACATTTTACTGATTTCCTAAGATATTTTCTCCTTCCACATAATCCAACATGTGGACGTAGTTTTGCACGTGTACCTTGTGCAACCAACCTGTCTGAGGCAGGAGTGGAATTCAAAGTCAGCAAATCCGAGAATGGACGCTTACTTGACATTCAATTTCGAAAGAGTGCCTTATTGGAAATTTGTCCATTTGTAAATATGTCATGGTTCTTGAGTTGCTTTCCTTGCTTTCCTCGCTTCAAATGCCTGGAGAACGCGCAGACTGTCTTGGAACTCAAATCCTTTATAATAGGGGATGCAACTGAATGTGCTGTTCGAAACCTCATGGCCTTAGAGCAGTGTCATTATCCACGGGAAGCTTACATatgtaattatattatattgtggGATAATCTTATCAACACTGAAGAAGATGTGGATCTACTTGTTGAGAAAAAAGTTATTGTTAACTGGCTAGGCGACAACAAGGCAGTGGCAACTCTGATCAACAAACTTCGCGAACAAATTGTTGAAGCTAATCATACCTGCTACTGGGAActcagtaaaaaaattcaaggtcACTATGACAATGTTTGGAGCAAAGTCATGGCATCCTTTACAACTCTATATTTCAAAGATTTTTGGAGAGGGACAGCAACTGTTGTTGGAATCATGGTCCTGTTTTTCAGTTTCTGGAATTTCCTTAAGCCTTTTGTCTTTCCCACTTGA